One region of Populus trichocarpa isolate Nisqually-1 chromosome 4, P.trichocarpa_v4.1, whole genome shotgun sequence genomic DNA includes:
- the LOC18097792 gene encoding uncharacterized protein LOC18097792, translating to MACLNMFNSEQQSSYTSSIDPRISFSNDFVDAQQAIKYESSYREAPVSTDFEFSVKNYSMIPADEIFFKGTMLPLKDNCTNSQLRKMTLRDELLVDDEYNDAFPTPKSSGWWKEKLWLKRGHFTLKKSDRNSAVLDRVVEERPVFVHEGGLTNKRTQEELIEGGISCEDSEI from the exons ATGGCATGCTTAAACATGTTCAACAGTGAGCAACAAAGCTCTTACACTTCCTCTATTGACCCAAGAATCTCCTTCTCCAATGATTTTGTGGATGCACAACAAGCCATCAAGTATGAAAGCAGCTATAGAGAAGCACCGGTTTCCACAGATTTCGAGTTCTCGGTGAAAAACTACTCCATGATTCCTGCAGATGAAATCTTCTTCAAGGGCACGATGTTGCCTTTGAAGGATAACTGCACCAACAGCCAACTGCGAAAAATGACCTTACGAGATGAATTACTTGTCGATGATGAGTATAATGATGCCTTCCCAACACCAAAGAGTTCAGGCTGGTGGAAGGAGAAGCTGTGGTTAAAGAGGGGTCACTTTACACTTAAGAAAAGTGATAGGAACAGTGCGGTTTTGGATAGAGTTGTTGAAGAGAGGCCTGTTTTTGTTCATGAAGGAGGACTAACTAACAAGAGAACACAG GAAGAGTTGATTGAAGGAGGGATAAGTTGCGAAGACAGTGAAATATAA